Proteins co-encoded in one Burkholderia sp. WP9 genomic window:
- a CDS encoding type IV secretion system DNA-binding domain-containing protein — MLFPDLANAYNAQSSAYVMVERALQWSSPWYWIILAIPLFTVSLLHPVPWRLRTNDPTVADLVTFLARRISVSALGVLVFLLPLVAFVMFFATARMPLPDAVSSYDAWLAGRFGQYWPLVAGAILYGLVLRFVWDRHVSPRLSAYWRSMRVMQEADKPVDARDEAGSLAAKDFEPEKFFLRGSMFYGLNELGEPIRIALELFKKIHHAILGPTRYGKGVVLQAIYKQCIRAGFTVFYIDPKGDDYLPYLLQNEAEAAGRRFVYLDLNPGGKGTWHPFLGGDFRQRRTRIVRAYNLESAGTDADVYKAKERSLLDDALEATDGTIRSLSAYVAEKGNAGDRDLSTLRDSLREWARVDTFSQPARRKGHSIEACLTNNAVVYVRGDLDDPVIKAATKAYISELVAEIKRLHLKRTSHVTVGVDELKFLACAEINSALAAIAGYDANLLLAAQSIANIEAPDDKRLDGKALAREFEVNTHIKLVYRAQDERTAEWAENLSGTQWLDIAQRENVKANVHGGEQWEGTRTITRLEHAIISRNTLLNLPPRVGIVYMPDRSPSKIFTSPARVDRSVASWENGRAGTEPAPEAAPAP, encoded by the coding sequence GTGCTTTTTCCTGATCTTGCCAACGCTTACAATGCGCAGTCATCAGCCTATGTCATGGTCGAGCGCGCGTTACAGTGGTCCAGTCCGTGGTACTGGATCATTCTGGCGATCCCGCTTTTTACGGTGTCGCTTCTGCATCCGGTGCCGTGGAGGCTCCGCACGAACGATCCGACAGTGGCCGACCTGGTGACGTTCCTCGCGCGTCGAATCTCTGTATCCGCGCTTGGCGTCCTGGTCTTTCTCCTGCCGCTCGTCGCGTTCGTGATGTTCTTCGCCACGGCCCGAATGCCGCTTCCTGACGCCGTGTCGAGCTATGACGCGTGGCTCGCCGGTCGGTTCGGGCAATACTGGCCGCTCGTGGCCGGCGCGATCCTCTATGGCCTCGTACTGCGGTTCGTGTGGGACCGGCATGTCTCGCCCAGGCTGTCCGCTTACTGGCGCTCGATGCGCGTCATGCAGGAAGCCGACAAGCCGGTCGATGCACGCGACGAAGCCGGAAGCCTTGCGGCCAAGGATTTCGAGCCGGAAAAATTCTTCCTGCGCGGCTCGATGTTCTATGGTCTGAACGAGCTGGGCGAGCCGATCAGGATAGCGCTCGAACTGTTCAAAAAAATCCACCACGCGATCCTTGGGCCGACCCGTTACGGTAAAGGCGTGGTGTTACAGGCGATCTATAAACAGTGCATCCGCGCTGGCTTCACGGTGTTCTATATCGATCCGAAGGGCGACGATTACCTCCCTTACCTGCTGCAAAACGAAGCGGAAGCGGCCGGCCGACGCTTCGTTTATCTCGACCTGAATCCGGGCGGGAAAGGGACATGGCATCCGTTCCTTGGCGGCGATTTCCGGCAGCGGCGCACGCGGATCGTGCGCGCCTACAATCTCGAATCCGCCGGCACGGATGCGGATGTGTACAAGGCGAAAGAGCGGTCCCTGCTCGATGACGCGCTCGAAGCCACCGATGGCACGATCAGATCACTGTCGGCCTACGTGGCGGAAAAGGGTAATGCCGGCGACCGCGATCTGTCTACGCTACGCGACTCATTGCGCGAGTGGGCGCGAGTCGATACGTTCTCGCAGCCTGCGCGTCGCAAGGGTCATTCAATCGAAGCGTGCCTGACGAATAACGCTGTGGTGTACGTGCGCGGCGACCTGGACGACCCTGTTATCAAGGCCGCGACGAAAGCGTATATCTCCGAACTGGTCGCTGAAATAAAGCGCCTGCACCTGAAACGGACCTCGCATGTTACGGTCGGCGTCGATGAATTGAAATTCCTGGCGTGTGCGGAAATCAATAGCGCGCTGGCCGCGATCGCGGGCTATGACGCGAATCTGTTGCTGGCCGCCCAGTCGATCGCGAACATTGAAGCGCCGGACGATAAACGCCTCGACGGCAAGGCGCTTGCGCGCGAATTCGAAGTCAATACGCACATCAAGCTGGTCTACCGCGCGCAGGATGAACGCACCGCAGAGTGGGCGGAAAACCTGTCCGGTACGCAATGGCTCGACATTGCGCAGCGCGAAAACGTCAAGGCGAACGTCCACGGCGGCGAACAGTGGGAAGGTACGCGAACGATCACCAGGCTCGAACACGCGATCATTTCGCGCAACACACTGCTGAATCTGCCGCCGCGCGTCGGCATCGTCTATATGCCCGACCGTAGCCCCTCGAAGATTTTCACGAGCCCGGCCAGGGTTGACCGCAGCGTCGCATCGTGGGAAAACGGCCGCGCCGGCACCGAGCCGGCGCCGGAAGCGGCCCCGGCACCGTGA
- a CDS encoding type II toxin-antitoxin system VapC family toxin, with product MPLYLLDTNIILDAIRNTRGFCAARIGKEAPESLCTSIIVAAELRFGAEKKGSPELTGRVDRALASLSVMALRSDADRFYGELRADLECRGQLIRANDMLIAAHALAIDAVVVTDNTDEFSRVQGLRTENWLVRSPA from the coding sequence ATGCCGCTGTACCTGCTCGACACGAACATCATCTTGGACGCCATCCGGAACACGCGCGGTTTCTGTGCCGCCCGGATAGGGAAAGAGGCACCGGAGAGCCTTTGCACGTCGATCATCGTCGCGGCTGAACTGCGCTTCGGCGCGGAAAAGAAAGGCTCACCCGAATTGACCGGCCGCGTCGATCGCGCGCTGGCGAGTCTGTCGGTCATGGCGTTGAGAAGCGACGCCGACCGCTTCTATGGAGAGCTGCGCGCCGATCTTGAATGCCGGGGCCAGCTGATCCGCGCGAACGATATGCTGATCGCCGCGCATGCGCTGGCGATCGACGCCGTGGTCGTTACGGACAACACCGACGAATTTTCCCGTGTGCAAGGTCTCCGGACCGAAAACTGGCTGGTCCGCAGTCCGGCCTGA
- a CDS encoding AbrB/MazE/SpoVT family DNA-binding domain-containing protein, producing MTTTIEGRHVRLFRNGRNQAIRIPRELELPGDEAIVRREGARLIIEPVKATPLRELLAQWSPLDEAFPDIDSLPAEPADL from the coding sequence GTGACGACAACCATTGAAGGCCGGCATGTCCGGCTATTCCGTAACGGCCGCAACCAGGCCATCCGCATCCCGCGCGAGCTCGAACTTCCGGGCGACGAAGCCATTGTCCGCAGGGAAGGCGCGCGTCTCATCATCGAGCCAGTGAAAGCCACGCCGCTACGCGAGCTGCTGGCGCAGTGGTCGCCGCTCGATGAAGCTTTTCCTGATATCGACAGCCTGCCAGCCGAGCCGGCGGACCTGTAA
- a CDS encoding transposase translates to MTGKDSELKVVRQSRDGRRRYDEGGKRVLIEAALRPGASVARLAQEHGINANLLRKWITKYLMEREKGIALASQETRADERDLPSSAVDVIAHEDFRRGVDDASIDVAGSSKHLLSAPSTSAFVPVVSTPSVPPLPLVLTATAPITLSLHVRLSNGVELDLSAASIEELSTVVQMFGRMPCSGSTKI, encoded by the coding sequence ATGACTGGCAAAGACTCAGAGTTGAAAGTAGTTCGTCAAAGCCGCGACGGGCGCCGTCGCTATGACGAGGGAGGCAAGCGCGTACTGATTGAGGCCGCCTTGCGACCAGGCGCGTCAGTCGCCCGTTTGGCACAGGAGCACGGGATCAACGCTAACCTGCTGCGCAAATGGATCACGAAGTATCTGATGGAGCGCGAGAAAGGCATCGCATTGGCATCGCAGGAAACGCGCGCCGACGAGCGCGATCTACCGTCATCTGCCGTCGACGTAATTGCCCACGAGGACTTCCGTCGTGGCGTGGATGACGCATCGATCGACGTTGCGGGCTCAAGTAAGCACCTCCTGTCCGCACCGTCTACCTCTGCATTTGTGCCGGTCGTCTCAACACCATCGGTGCCGCCGTTGCCACTCGTGTTGACTGCAACTGCGCCGATCACGCTTTCGCTGCATGTGCGACTGTCGAATGGCGTGGAGCTTGATCTCAGTGCAGCGAGCATCGAGGAACTGAGCACCGTGGTCCAGATGTTCGGGAGGATGCCGTGTTCCGGTTCGACGAAAATCTGA
- the tnpB gene encoding IS66 family insertion sequence element accessory protein TnpB (TnpB, as the term is used for proteins encoded by IS66 family insertion elements, is considered an accessory protein, since TnpC, encoded by a neighboring gene, is a DDE family transposase.): MFRFDENLKVYLHRDPVDFRYGMNSLSILVEQAMRLNPMDSSLYVFTNRRCDRVKILGWQDNGFWLMLKRLEANDRFVWPDSKTEVVTLTVNLLHWLLEGADIAALQRHPKRHYARVS; this comes from the coding sequence GTGTTCCGGTTCGACGAAAATCTGAAGGTGTACCTGCACCGCGATCCCGTTGATTTCCGGTACGGAATGAACAGTCTGTCGATTCTCGTCGAACAGGCGATGCGCCTGAATCCGATGGATTCCTCGCTCTACGTTTTTACCAACCGGCGATGCGATCGCGTCAAGATCCTGGGCTGGCAGGACAACGGTTTCTGGCTCATGCTCAAGAGACTCGAGGCCAATGATCGCTTCGTCTGGCCTGACAGCAAAACCGAAGTCGTGACGTTGACCGTCAATCTGCTGCACTGGCTTCTCGAAGGTGCTGACATTGCTGCTCTTCAGCGGCATCCGAAACGCCATTATGCTCGCGTGAGTTGA
- a CDS encoding transposase, whose translation MDTYAPRSERRCVGAEYGSLTLKRGVSIARTAMEHDINPNLLRTWVTQYRQREAAKESDAQVSEVSDEVTMDTPVPTAFTMSSDGHAAPFVALVHTATPPSPAPPSMTMSLALHVRLSNGVELDLGSSIATIDELTTVVQILGRLPCSGLTKS comes from the coding sequence GTGGACACCTATGCTCCTCGCTCAGAGCGTCGTTGTGTAGGCGCCGAATATGGATCGCTTACCTTGAAGCGAGGCGTATCGATCGCGCGGACAGCCATGGAACACGATATCAACCCGAATCTGCTGCGCACCTGGGTTACCCAATATCGACAGAGGGAAGCCGCCAAGGAGTCGGATGCTCAAGTCTCAGAGGTGTCGGACGAAGTGACGATGGACACTCCGGTGCCTACCGCGTTCACAATGTCGTCCGACGGTCATGCTGCGCCGTTTGTTGCGCTCGTCCATACGGCGACACCGCCTTCGCCAGCACCACCCTCGATGACGATGTCTCTGGCGCTCCATGTGCGTCTGTCGAATGGCGTCGAACTTGATCTGGGCAGCTCGATTGCGACCATCGACGAGCTGACCACCGTAGTTCAGATCTTAGGGAGGTTGCCGTGTTCAGGTTTGACGAAAAGCTGA
- a CDS encoding helix-turn-helix domain-containing protein, with the protein MERIPLARRRALAAELLLKGVRPTDISRKTGLSFPTIRKYRALLDSEGPNALAQMKEYGSRSQLNDEALSWLVSAIKHSPTLHGIAANAWTVEQVRSLILQRFGVSYSESHVAHIVRERGLAYRLTYPAADAHAQRRQRPVNDRDAARRRVAAEMLLAGQSAEQVAEALNICLKTVKGYGSLVDRKGVEALDELATRGHRSTLDSKALRWLKVALEKGPRAHGFESELWRNRDVQALIKRMRSISSALV; encoded by the coding sequence ATGGAAAGGATTCCGCTCGCACGCCGCAGAGCGCTGGCGGCAGAACTGCTTCTGAAGGGAGTGCGTCCCACGGACATCTCCCGCAAGACCGGCTTGAGTTTCCCTACCATACGGAAATACAGGGCGCTGCTGGACAGTGAGGGCCCGAACGCGCTTGCGCAGATGAAGGAATACGGCTCGAGGTCACAGTTGAATGATGAAGCTCTGAGCTGGCTCGTCAGCGCTATCAAACATTCCCCAACGCTGCATGGTATTGCAGCGAACGCCTGGACTGTCGAGCAGGTGCGTAGCCTTATTTTGCAACGATTCGGAGTGAGCTATTCCGAATCGCACGTCGCCCATATAGTTCGAGAACGCGGACTTGCCTATCGCCTCACCTATCCGGCGGCCGACGCACACGCCCAGCGACGACAAAGGCCCGTTAACGACAGAGATGCGGCCCGAAGAAGAGTCGCCGCAGAAATGCTCCTGGCAGGCCAGAGTGCGGAGCAGGTCGCGGAAGCGCTGAATATCTGCCTAAAAACTGTCAAGGGTTATGGATCACTGGTGGACAGGAAGGGAGTTGAGGCACTGGATGAGTTGGCTACCCGCGGCCACCGTTCGACGCTTGATTCTAAAGCGCTTAGATGGTTGAAAGTTGCGCTGGAAAAAGGACCACGCGCCCACGGTTTCGAATCGGAACTGTGGAGGAATCGCGATGTGCAAGCGCTAATCAAACGTATGCGATCCATCAGTAGCGCCCTTGTGTAG
- a CDS encoding transposase: MTRDDLSFLPLRVTRVGVGGKRSFDVTGKRLLVEACQQPGASLSGLALKAGVNANQLRKWVRLHRQAQTRASNDDMDASPSAFVPVIAIADPAPAPASMHSVRVQPEQHSSHLSSRSPTSAWLSAQLPNGVKLELECSERDTALVSAMIAALGRR, translated from the coding sequence ATGACCCGGGATGACCTTTCGTTTTTGCCTTTGCGGGTGACCCGCGTGGGCGTGGGTGGCAAGCGCAGCTTCGATGTGACGGGTAAGCGCCTGCTAGTGGAGGCCTGCCAGCAGCCAGGCGCGTCATTGTCGGGCCTGGCATTGAAGGCCGGGGTGAACGCCAACCAGCTGCGCAAATGGGTTCGACTGCACCGGCAGGCACAAACGCGCGCAAGTAACGACGATATGGACGCGTCACCGTCGGCGTTCGTGCCAGTCATCGCGATCGCCGATCCAGCGCCGGCGCCTGCTTCGATGCATTCCGTGCGCGTGCAGCCAGAACAGCACTCATCGCATCTGTCTTCGCGCTCGCCGACATCCGCATGGCTGTCGGCCCAGTTGCCCAATGGGGTGAAACTCGAGCTCGAATGCTCGGAGCGCGACACCGCCCTCGTGAGCGCCATGATCGCGGCATTGGGACGGCGCTGA
- the tnpB gene encoding IS66 family insertion sequence element accessory protein TnpB (TnpB, as the term is used for proteins encoded by IS66 family insertion elements, is considered an accessory protein, since TnpC, encoded by a neighboring gene, is a DDE family transposase.) yields MFRFEADLKVFLHREPVDFQAGINSLVTLVEQSMQLDPLARAVYAFHNRRRNRIKLLLYERNGFWLMLRRLEEDHFIWPRRQQAVIELTTEQLRWLLEGIDIEAMRRHPARRYRHAS; encoded by the coding sequence ATGTTTCGCTTCGAAGCTGATCTGAAGGTGTTCCTGCACCGCGAACCAGTCGACTTCCAGGCCGGCATCAACAGTCTGGTGACGCTGGTCGAGCAATCCATGCAACTGGACCCGCTTGCGCGTGCCGTGTACGCCTTCCATAACCGCAGACGTAACCGGATCAAGCTGCTGCTTTACGAGCGCAACGGTTTCTGGCTGATGCTGCGACGCCTCGAGGAAGATCACTTCATCTGGCCGCGCCGGCAACAGGCGGTCATCGAGCTGACGACCGAGCAGTTGCGCTGGCTGCTCGAGGGTATCGATATCGAGGCAATGCGCCGTCATCCCGCACGGCGGTACCGCCACGCCAGCTGA
- a CDS encoding IS66 family transposase, whose translation MNEDDFSRLPPAAQAYIRELESRNRQLGERIAQLEEQFRLAQSKRFAPSSEKLRDRVFDEAEQIAATEAHDDDVAADTFTLPETGLPDVPQPPPRSPGRKPLPAHLPRQRIEYDLPDDQKICPCCAHELHRMGEEISEQLHIEVKASVLQHVRFKYACRHCERHAERTPVITTPMPPQPLPGSNASAAMIATVTAGKYVDGTPLYRMANALGRADIEVGRGTLANWIIRPAELHYSRLFEALRGTLLSQSLIHGDETTIQVLKEPGRAAQSTSYMWVYRSAEDCAQPVVLFDYRPGRGQEYPQAFLAGYKGLLMTDGYAAWRTLEGPTHLGCLAHARRGFVDALKGMKKPGGRASQALEYFEALYQVEALAKADPPEGETRVEYTHRLRQQHSVPLLEAFRQWLDEQAPQVLPESLLGKAISYTRNQWAYLCRYVSDGRAPVDNNVIERDIRPFCTGRASWLFSDTVAGAKASAMIYSLMLTCRACNVEPYAYLVHVLTELPKRAPDADVTDLLPFNFAKLTATITPRA comes from the coding sequence ATGAATGAAGACGACTTCTCCCGATTGCCGCCCGCCGCCCAGGCCTATATCCGTGAGCTTGAGTCACGTAACCGTCAGCTTGGCGAACGCATCGCCCAGCTGGAGGAGCAGTTTCGCCTGGCACAGAGCAAACGCTTCGCGCCCAGCAGCGAGAAGCTGCGTGATCGGGTCTTCGACGAGGCTGAACAGATCGCTGCCACTGAAGCGCATGACGATGACGTCGCGGCCGACACCTTCACGCTGCCCGAGACTGGCTTGCCGGATGTGCCGCAACCGCCACCGCGCAGTCCTGGACGCAAACCGCTGCCGGCGCATCTGCCACGTCAGCGCATCGAATACGACCTGCCCGATGACCAGAAGATATGCCCGTGCTGCGCACACGAGCTTCATCGTATGGGCGAAGAGATCAGCGAACAGTTGCATATCGAGGTGAAGGCGTCAGTGCTGCAGCATGTGCGTTTCAAGTACGCATGCAGGCATTGCGAGCGCCACGCCGAACGCACGCCGGTGATCACCACACCGATGCCGCCGCAGCCATTGCCCGGCAGCAATGCGAGTGCCGCGATGATCGCCACCGTGACGGCCGGCAAGTATGTCGACGGAACGCCGCTATACCGGATGGCTAACGCATTGGGTCGCGCCGACATCGAAGTCGGACGCGGCACGCTGGCGAACTGGATCATCCGGCCTGCTGAGCTGCACTATAGCCGGCTCTTTGAGGCCTTGCGCGGGACGCTGCTGTCGCAGTCACTGATTCACGGCGACGAGACAACAATACAGGTACTCAAGGAACCTGGCCGCGCCGCGCAGAGCACGTCATACATGTGGGTCTACCGTAGTGCCGAAGACTGTGCGCAGCCGGTCGTGCTGTTCGACTATCGGCCGGGGCGCGGGCAGGAATATCCTCAAGCGTTCCTCGCCGGCTACAAAGGCCTGCTGATGACAGACGGATACGCCGCCTGGCGCACGCTCGAAGGCCCCACCCACCTGGGCTGCCTGGCTCATGCGCGCCGAGGCTTCGTCGACGCGCTCAAGGGCATGAAGAAACCGGGCGGCCGTGCTTCGCAGGCGCTGGAATACTTCGAGGCGCTGTACCAGGTCGAGGCGCTCGCCAAAGCTGATCCGCCCGAAGGCGAGACGCGCGTTGAATATACGCACCGGCTGCGTCAGCAACACAGCGTGCCACTACTTGAAGCGTTCAGACAGTGGCTGGACGAACAGGCGCCGCAGGTCCTGCCAGAAAGTCTGCTGGGCAAGGCGATCTCATACACGCGCAACCAGTGGGCGTATTTGTGTCGCTACGTGAGCGATGGGCGGGCCCCAGTTGACAATAATGTCATCGAACGCGACATCCGCCCATTCTGTACAGGCAGGGCTTCGTGGCTGTTCAGTGACACGGTTGCCGGCGCGAAGGCGAGCGCCATGATCTACAGCCTTATGCTGACCTGCAGGGCCTGCAACGTCGAACCCTACGCCTATCTCGTGCACGTACTTACCGAATTACCGAAGCGTGCACCGGATGCCGACGTGACTGACCTCTTGCCGTTCAACTTCGCAAAGCTCACCGCCACCATCACTCCTCGAGCTTGA
- the tnpB gene encoding IS66 family insertion sequence element accessory protein TnpB (TnpB, as the term is used for proteins encoded by IS66 family insertion elements, is considered an accessory protein, since TnpC, encoded by a neighboring gene, is a DDE family transposase.) yields the protein MFRFDEKLKVYLHRDPVDFRYGMNSLSILVEQSMQLNPMDSSLYIFGNRRRDRIKILFWDGSGFWLMIKRLETSHFIWPDNKAEVVTMTSDVLHALLDGDDITAIRRHTKQEYLRVS from the coding sequence GTGTTCAGGTTTGACGAAAAGCTGAAGGTCTACCTGCATCGGGACCCTGTCGATTTCCGCTACGGTATGAACAGCCTGTCGATCCTCGTTGAGCAGTCAATGCAATTGAACCCGATGGACTCCTCTCTTTACATCTTCGGGAATCGGCGTCGTGACCGCATCAAGATTCTCTTCTGGGATGGTAGCGGTTTCTGGCTAATGATCAAACGATTGGAGACGAGCCACTTCATCTGGCCGGACAACAAGGCCGAGGTCGTGACGATGACAAGCGACGTCCTGCACGCGCTGCTCGACGGCGATGACATTACGGCGATCCGGCGACATACAAAGCAAGAATATCTCCGCGTTAGCTGA
- a CDS encoding recombinase family protein — protein sequence MTMTNTDRLPAALLKRKAVVYVRQSTQAQVQMNLESKRRQYELVEEAKRRGFRNVEVIDDDLGRSASGTVARPGFERLVGWLCAGEVGAVLCLDASRLARNGRDWHHLLELCGLVEARVIDLDGVYDPGHPNDRLLLGMKGSISEFELNVLRTRMHDARHAKARRGELRISVPIGYVWHREAGLGFDPDLRLQEVIRTIFARFRELGSARQVLLAMRAEQIHFPRPSDGRSLITFDWTLIRYRNVIAVLKNPFYAGVYAYGKNEVRTSVVEGRARKSYKHPKPCGEWKVMLQEHHDGYIGWDEFERNQKQLAANAYGKAGDVKTGRGGRALLAGLLACGRCGKRMSTGYSGRAPGHPVYRCMRLELPAGTPQCIIFGGSRVDAALARELVRVVEPLAIEAAQQAERMHMETLEEQRRIVELELQQAQYEATLAERRYAACDPENRLIAAQLEKVWETALRRVQTCQMRLDTIGTTTPDPTVVPDFTGLAGDLNTAWNAPDVTMRVRQQLVRALIADIIADVDEVTHEIILTIHWQGGQHSQLRIRKPRPGEHECRTPDEALAVMRSMAARWSDQDIAASLNRMGIRTGQGKTWTAHRVSSMRRVRDIHAYRSAEKDGEWLTMSEAASLLGVSSHVIRRLIRDKVLPAGQVVPDAPWQIRASDLHTEAVTAALARKHRPCRDNTEGQIPMFIEVSEGGAQ from the coding sequence ATGACGATGACGAACACTGATCGTTTGCCCGCCGCGCTACTCAAACGCAAAGCGGTTGTCTATGTCCGCCAGTCGACCCAGGCGCAGGTCCAGATGAACCTTGAGAGCAAGCGTCGTCAATACGAGCTTGTTGAGGAAGCGAAGCGCCGGGGATTTCGCAACGTCGAGGTCATCGACGACGACTTGGGCCGTTCGGCGAGCGGAACGGTGGCCAGGCCGGGTTTCGAGCGACTCGTCGGGTGGCTTTGTGCCGGAGAGGTCGGAGCGGTGCTGTGTCTGGATGCTTCGCGTTTGGCGCGCAACGGTCGAGACTGGCATCATCTGCTTGAACTATGCGGTCTCGTCGAGGCGAGGGTCATCGATCTGGACGGCGTATACGACCCGGGCCACCCGAATGACCGCCTCCTGCTTGGAATGAAAGGCAGCATCAGCGAATTCGAACTCAACGTGCTGCGTACACGTATGCACGACGCGCGCCACGCCAAGGCCCGCCGTGGTGAACTGCGCATCAGCGTACCCATTGGTTACGTGTGGCATCGTGAGGCGGGTCTGGGATTCGATCCAGATCTTCGGCTACAGGAAGTGATACGGACGATCTTTGCACGGTTTCGCGAACTGGGCAGCGCGCGGCAGGTTCTGTTGGCCATGCGGGCCGAACAGATCCACTTCCCGCGGCCCTCTGACGGTCGATCACTGATTACTTTCGACTGGACGCTGATTCGTTACCGCAACGTGATCGCGGTTCTCAAGAATCCGTTCTATGCCGGGGTCTACGCCTATGGTAAAAATGAGGTGCGGACGTCTGTCGTGGAAGGCCGCGCGCGCAAGAGCTATAAACACCCGAAGCCGTGTGGGGAGTGGAAAGTTATGCTCCAGGAACACCACGACGGCTACATCGGCTGGGACGAGTTCGAGCGAAACCAGAAGCAGCTCGCTGCCAACGCTTATGGCAAGGCTGGTGACGTCAAGACTGGGCGCGGTGGACGAGCTTTGCTGGCCGGCCTGCTCGCATGCGGGCGGTGCGGCAAACGTATGTCGACAGGCTATTCGGGGCGCGCGCCAGGTCATCCAGTCTATCGGTGCATGCGCCTTGAGTTACCCGCCGGAACGCCTCAATGCATTATCTTCGGCGGTTCGCGTGTAGATGCTGCACTCGCCAGAGAACTCGTCCGCGTTGTCGAGCCGTTGGCGATTGAGGCCGCTCAGCAAGCTGAACGGATGCATATGGAAACCCTCGAAGAACAGCGCCGGATCGTAGAACTGGAATTGCAGCAGGCACAATACGAAGCCACGCTCGCGGAACGGCGCTATGCTGCCTGCGACCCCGAGAACCGTCTGATTGCAGCGCAACTGGAGAAAGTCTGGGAAACTGCCCTGCGTCGCGTGCAAACCTGCCAGATGCGTCTGGACACAATCGGCACGACGACACCGGATCCCACTGTCGTCCCTGACTTTACCGGACTTGCCGGAGATCTGAATACCGCATGGAATGCGCCTGACGTCACGATGCGCGTACGTCAACAACTCGTTCGTGCATTGATCGCCGACATCATCGCCGATGTGGATGAGGTGACGCACGAAATCATCCTGACGATTCATTGGCAAGGTGGCCAGCACTCACAGTTGCGGATCCGCAAGCCCCGGCCGGGGGAACACGAGTGCCGCACGCCTGATGAAGCGCTCGCGGTCATGCGAAGCATGGCAGCCCGGTGGTCCGATCAGGACATCGCCGCGTCGCTAAACCGGATGGGAATACGCACCGGACAGGGTAAGACATGGACAGCACACCGTGTCAGCTCCATGCGGCGCGTGCGCGACATTCATGCCTACCGGTCGGCGGAGAAAGACGGCGAATGGTTGACGATGTCGGAGGCTGCCAGCCTGCTCGGCGTGAGCAGCCACGTGATTCGACGCCTGATCAGGGATAAGGTTCTGCCTGCCGGCCAGGTGGTACCCGACGCCCCTTGGCAGATCCGTGCAAGTGACCTGCACACCGAAGCGGTCACAGCTGCGTTGGCCCGCAAACATCGCCCGTGTCGCGACAATACCGAAGGTCAAATCCCAATGTTTATCGAGGTTTCGGAAGGAGGTGCACAATGA